In Sphingobacterium sp. R2, the genomic stretch TTAAAAAATAATTTGCACCAGCATACTGAACAGTAAAGCCTTTCGAATGGTTTTTAGTGCTAGTGTCAGTTGGTTCTCCACAGTTTTCGTCGATATGGTCAGCTTGTTCGCAATTTCCTTATGCGAAAGATTAGAAAACCGGCTTAACATAAAAATCTCCTTGCGTTTCTCCGGTAGTTTATCAACAATTTCATGAAGTGTGGATGTAAGCTGTTTGGCATAAAAATCATCCTGAGGGCTATGGCGCAACACTAAAGTCTGATCGTGATCCAGAAGTT encodes the following:
- a CDS encoding sigma-70 family RNA polymerase sigma factor, with the protein product MEINHALNVRRFEDYFDLWSSKVYQYAVHKTKSSYLAEETVQRVFIKLWKNMRDKTIDATIESQIFCITRTVVIDLVKAEYNRKKLLDHDQTLVLRHSPQDDFYAKQLTSTLHEIVDKLPEKRKEIFMLSRFSNLSHKEIANKLTISTKTVENQLTLALKTIRKALLFSMLVQIIF